From a single Phocoena sinus isolate mPhoSin1 chromosome 1, mPhoSin1.pri, whole genome shotgun sequence genomic region:
- the MCL1 gene encoding induced myeloid leukemia cell differentiation protein Mcl-1, which produces MFGLKRNAVIGLNLYCGGAGLGPDSGSGASAPGRRLLAAGKEATAGREVGGGEAGEVIGGSAGPSPPATLAADARRVARPSPIGAEGPDVTATPARLLFFAPTRRASPPEEMESSVSDAIMSPEEELDGCEPEPLGKRPSVLPLLELVGEASNSPGKDGSLPSTPPPAEEEEDELYRQSLEIISRYLREQATGTKDAKPLGGSGAASRKALETLRRVGDGVQRNHETAFQGMLRKLDIKNEDDVKSLSRVMVHVFSDGVTNWGRIVTLISFGAFVAKHLKSINQESCIEPLAESITDVLVRTKRDWLVKQRGWDGFVDFFHVEDLEGGIRNVLLAFAGVAGVGAGLAYLIR; this is translated from the exons ATGTTCGGCCTCAAGAGAAACGCAGTGATCGGACTCAACCTCTACTGTGGGGGGGCCGGATTGGGACCGGATAGCGGCAGCGGCGCCTCCGCTCCGGGAAGGCGACTTTTGGCTGCAGGAAAGGAGGCCACGGCCGGGCGAGaggtagggggaggggaagccGGCGAGGTGATTGGCGGAAGCGCCGGCCCGAGCCCCCCAGCCACTCTCGCGGCCGACGCCCGGAGGGTCGCGCGGCCCTCGCCCATTGGCGCCGAGGGCCCCGACGTCACCGCGACCCCCGCCAGGCTGCTGTTCTTCGCGCCCACCCGCCGCGCCTCGCCGCCCGAAGAGATGGAATCCTCGGTCTCCGACGCCATCATGTCGCCCGAAGAGGAGCTGGACGGGTGCGAGCCGGAGCCTCTAGGGAAGCGGCCGTCCGTCCTGCCTTTGCTGGAATTGGTCGGCGAGGCCAGTAACAGCCCGGGCAAGGACGGCTCACTCCCCTCGACGCCGCCcccagcagaggaggaggaggacgagtTGTACCGGCAGTCCCTGGAGATTATCTCTCGATACCTCCGGGAGCAGGCAACCGGCACCAAGGACGCGAAGCCACTGGGCGGGTCTGGGGCCGCCAGCCGGAAAGCGTTAGAGACCCTGCGACGGGTCGGGGACGGTGTGCAACGGAACCACGAGACGGCCTTCCAAG GCATGCTTCGGAAACTGGACATCAAAAACGAAGACGATGTCAAATCTTTGTCTCGAGTGATGGTCCATGTTTTCAGTGACGGAGTAACAAACTGGGGCAGGATTGTGACTCTCATTTCTTTTGGTGCCTTTGTGGCCAAACACTTGAAGAGTATAAACCAAGAAAGCTGCATCGAACCATTAGCAGAAAGCATCACAGATGTTCTCGTAAGGACAAAACGAGACTGGCTAGTCAAACAAAGAGGCTGG gaTGGGTTTGTGGACTTCTTCCACGTAGAGGACCTAGAAGGCGGCATCAGAAATGTGCTGCTGGCTTTTGCAGGTGTTGCCGGAGTAGGAGCTGGTTTGGCGTATCTAATAAGATAG